In the genome of Bacillota bacterium, one region contains:
- a CDS encoding Trm112 family protein, translating to MTFKELLEILVCPSCRHPFSLEKQTWLVCQNPDCRRKYPIRDGIPILLIEEGDKYADVPVDSLEPLEPAPE from the coding sequence GTGACCTTCAAGGAACTTCTGGAAATCCTGGTTTGCCCTTCCTGTCGCCACCCGTTCTCGCTGGAAAAGCAAACCTGGCTGGTCTGCCAGAACCCGGATTGCCGGCGCAAGTATCCTATCCGGGACGGCATTCCCATCCTGCTCATCGAGGAAGGGGACAAGTACGCCGACGTCCCGGTGGACTCCCTGGAACCGCTCGAGCCTGCGCCCGAGTGA
- a CDS encoding metallophosphoesterase family protein, which translates to MRVAIFSDVHGNVRALEAVLADMAGRADVAVCAGDVAWGGPFPERVIARLRQVGFACVVGNTDLTVVQDPAPDLPWIRWARSRLSDGDLAFLEHLPLQYRIEPPGSKDALLVVHSTPDDPARALPHYTQEEGLERLFGSAGAAVVVHGHDHWPSVAALHRVTVVGAGAVGLPFDGDPRACYAVMTYDPPTGWHAEHRRVAYDVEAAAAEAEQAGMPGAQRWGVAIRRGLPPDRVTL; encoded by the coding sequence GTGCGGGTGGCCATCTTCTCTGACGTCCACGGTAACGTCCGGGCGCTGGAGGCGGTGCTGGCGGACATGGCGGGCCGCGCCGACGTGGCGGTGTGCGCCGGAGACGTGGCATGGGGCGGGCCGTTTCCGGAGCGGGTCATTGCCCGCCTGCGGCAGGTGGGCTTTGCGTGCGTGGTGGGCAACACGGACCTGACGGTGGTGCAGGACCCCGCGCCGGACCTCCCGTGGATTCGCTGGGCAAGATCAAGGCTCTCAGACGGGGACCTGGCCTTCCTCGAGCACCTTCCACTGCAGTATCGCATCGAGCCGCCGGGGTCGAAGGACGCCCTTCTCGTGGTTCACAGCACCCCCGACGACCCGGCCCGGGCACTGCCGCACTACACACAGGAGGAGGGACTGGAGCGCCTGTTCGGATCGGCCGGCGCCGCGGTGGTGGTGCACGGGCACGACCACTGGCCCTCGGTCGCGGCGCTTCACCGGGTCACCGTGGTGGGTGCGGGCGCGGTGGGGCTGCCCTTCGACGGGGATCCCAGAGCCTGCTACGCCGTGATGACGTACGACCCACCCACCGGGTGGCACGCCGAGCACCGGCGGGTGGCCTACGACGTCGAGGCCGCGGCCGCCGAGGCGGAGCAGGCGGGCATGCCGGGTGCCCAGCGCTGGGGCGTGGCCATCCGGCGGGGGCTGCCGCCCGACCGCGTCACGCTGTAG